Within the Drosophila melanogaster chromosome 3R genome, the region GCGCGATTTATGGCCCGGTGGCTGCATGGGATGACAACTTCTAGCGCACCAGCCGGCGGGAAAAATGTCACGCGATCGGTAATTGCACCAGTAGTCGAATGCCCCTCGCCAACCATCGAATGTTACATGGATCTGATCATCCTTGATTGCATCTACTGTTGCACAGCAGATGAGCTGCGGGTTCTTCTTGTCGACAGCCTCGAGTTTCTGGCCCACCTTGAACAGGTTTTCTTCTGGCTCTGGCGGCTCTGGCTGGAAGATCTCTTCTGGCGCCACCATGGCATTGTTGAGGATCTTGCACAGATAGCCGGGCCAGCTGGATGCGTTCATGCGGAATCCCAGAGGCGGCTGCAGCATGCCACCGTTCTTTTCACAGTGTCCAATAGCATGGATCTCCGTAGAATCGACCAGCCGCCAAAAGTCATTCTGGGAGTCACTTCCATCCAGGCGTAGCCGCAGTCTGGAGCCAAGCACTCCGACCACGGTGGCAATGCAGGTGGAAGTGACGTTGCGCGGATCCAAAGCCTCCAGCTTCATTCCGATTTTAAAATCATTGTTGGGAGGATTCTGAGCCTGTTTGAAACATTTTGCAGGAGCAGCTTCGCTACCCGTTTCCTGGAAACCACAAAAAGTATGAGATTGGGGGTTAAAGCATTATCCCAGCTTGACTTACCTCTAGATAGGCATCCCAGTCGAAGACGTGGAAGCTCTCGTATTGAAAGGGCCCCGTTGGTGCGGGCGCTCCACTGGCCAGCAACTTGCGCTCGCTTTCCGCCAGACCCTTGCCCGATGCCGATCCGCCGCTGTGCCTGGTCGAGCAGTTCTTCTTCTGGTGCTTGTTCATGCACATGATCGAGCAGAACTCCTTGTTGGGCGCCCCATCGCGGATGACGTTGTCGCACTGGGTGCACGCCCCCTTGCTGTACGCCTTGCGGAACTCGGCAATGCATGTTTCCGAGCAGAACTCCTTCTTGCCGGTCTGCGTGGGCAGGACGTACTGCAGCGGTAGCTTGCCCTCGCCGCACCAGGTGCATGTGGCTCGTTTGGCCGGTCTACCTCGTTGCCGTTGCGTGGACGCGGGCGATGTTGTACTTCCAggggatgcggatgtggatgtggaggaggcggatgcggatgcggaggAGGTGGCATTCGTACTGGCCCCTGGCGCAGCAGAATTGCTCCCGCTACTGGTACTGCTATCACGTCCGCCCGACATGGTTTCTCGCGTGGCTGTCCTAGTAGTCGCACTTGCTGATTCGCGCCGGCAAGCCCCTTGGCATCTCAggcgatttcgatttcgtgtGTTCCGATCCGGCGGTCAAATCGCATTGCGGCTGCCTTGAATCATTAGCCACCAATAGCAAGTTTTGTTTTGCAGCACTAACTTTCCGATTTCTTTCGATTTGGCCTGGCGAAATTTTGCGGCGTTCTTGAGGTCACGTAATAACAAATTGGTGGCCAAATCGCATCGCATCACCCAACGAAAACAAACGCGAGCCGCACAATTAGTTTCTGGTTCACCAAATATCGAGCTTTATATTTAGAGCGCTGCGCGGATCTTGTTACTCGGTTTCAATCCGAAATTAGATGATTTTGAGTCGCTTAAACTCCAAAATGTTAGactttttttacttttacgCTCGGTTCCgccatatttgtttttctagtGGTGACATTCAGATCTTTGCGCATATCGATAGTTGCTTACCTGTGACAGCTCACGAAGCGATGAAAATAATCAACTAATGTGACTAATCGAAAAATGTTATCGAAGCAactaaatgcaattttaaaataacgtTAAATGGGAAATCACATAACTGACAATAAATAGTCAATTTAAAGAGCAAAGTAGATAATGCTCAATACTTTTACCACAAtgttgtatttaatttaactgctaatataaataaatatttgtcatttttaAAAACGTAAGCCCTTATTATAGAAAAGAAATTTGGATTTCCTGTCAAAAATTGTACAGCGTAATGTAAAAACTATTTAGTCTAGTAAACTGAACCGTTTTGGTTTTGAGAATATAAACTTATAACCGAATTCCTACGTTTTAATATCAGCTCATAGTATTTCCCAGTAAAACTAACAAAACGCTCGTGAATCAAATTTGCACAGCATCAAGTGGGCGTAAATTGGTGAATAATATAAAAAGTCTGTAAATTTGAAAGCGCACGGCACACATCAgccgaaaatcaaaaaaaaaaaaatgggttaGTCAACAAAACTAATATCTACCAATTTATAGAACGCTCTGGTATGTAAACATTTCCATTGAACTGGGAGAAATTCGCAATAAAGCGGTTCAGATAGTGGAAAATGGGTTGAACAAGGGAaagttttgatattttaataaaatcatgtataACATAGGAAAGCGGTTTTCGTAATTACCAAAACCATGAAACAATCAAtactgaaatacaaaaatatgttaCTATCAAAATAATGGCTTATACGATTGGCCTAAGGCTTTATTAGGTCaagcaaattaatattacTTGCTTACCTTtcgttaattttatttgctgaAGAGCGTCGCAAATGTCAAGAAGTCTAGCAAATTACTAGAAATTACATAAGTGTGTTTCGTTTGCAGTAAATTCAGTAAGTCGAAAGCGGCTCAAAGATGAAACAAGttggaaaaacttttctgGGATTAGCCGAAATGTATATTGGTCAAACTTTTTGGCTAacttctgctgctgtttgaTTTTTGTTCGCTTTGCCTAAATGGTCCGTAACTTGATTTAATTGATGTGCTTCAAAGAATAATCCGCTCACTTAGTCGCGTTTCAAAGATAACCAACTGGAAGCCAAATATTGCGGTCGAAAAACTTGATAACACTGTTAATTGAATGTTTTGAAGGCGGCGTGATGTCCCTCTTTAATAATCAATAAAGACATTCCTAATTATTAATGATTAAACTTGACCGAAACCAAGTTCCCTGACACTCACACAATCGTCAAATCGCGCATAATTGGATGGGACCATCGGCTGCCCATAACAAGGATAATTGGATGAAATGAGGCGGCTGCCTTTTCTGCTCCTCATTAAATGCCCGTTTACCGTTTAGTCGCCTGTCAAATCCTTGATGGGCTATTAGAAAAAGGGGTGTCCAGAGACGAGTTCTTGAGTCATTGACTTGTTACGCAAATTGGACAAAAGAAATTTCTGGCTCCGAGTGGGCACTGGAGTGGGGATTGAACTTAATAAGCATATTCATTAATGGGTGTACAGAACCAAGTACAAGGTTGCATCTTACACCCTTATGGATATCCTTTCCTTCTTGAATCCCTAAGCAAAAGTAATCAGGCAAGTAGCTAGACTTTACTAGTTGctctattaaaaattaaaagtaaattaaaattgcctCGCACTACCAAAACAGCATTACAGCTCGCATAAAAGCACGTATAAATTGGCGGGAGTGGCATTTTGACGGAATTCAATCAGCCATAAAGCATCCTGCTGGGCAGGAAATGGAGGCGTTTGCCTACGTGCTTAATTACAAGCCGACGCATGCACATTCTGCATACATAAAAGGCGAAGACACGTGTTCCAAGCAATTAAAAAGTATGTCAAAGTGGGTGATCAACGCGCCCAAGGACGCAGGACAATTGCGAATGCTGGCAACACTGTTGCTTTTTTTGAGTGATGCGTGGGCTAGCCAAACTAGTTGATGTAGATGGCATGAAAAGTTTGGGGGGTCCCAAATTATAAATTGCTTATCTGGCTGTGTGTACAATGTGGATAGCAATGTGATATAAATGGTAATTGAATTCGTTTTCAAGGTAATCAGCAGTAATGATTGCTGCTTTTCTTAGCCTAAATAGAAAGGATATCGGCCTCTGTTAGCCTTCGCATATCCCAATAAAAATTGATTGGTCCAAAATAAGACGAAACACCCAGCAGGCAGAGCACCTCCTGCGTGGAATCCATCTCCTGGCCAGGGATCCCTGTGGCTAACGTTTGACGGATTTATGGCGAGCAATTTAACGCCCGATTGCCGTCCTAGCGGAATGTCGGGCCACGTTAGCACCTCTTGACATGACATCGAGTGCTCCGGAGTCCGCATCCTCGTCACTTTTAAATCGAACAATTAATGTGCAAATAAAactcattaaatattaattgagtTCGATAATTACAGAGTTGACGGGGTTGCGGCTTCGCGCAACATGTTGCTGAAGCACCTGATTTGTGGGAGGTCACCATCACCACTTCGAAACCAAGGGGCTTCGGGTCACCCACTGGCAACAATCCGTCAATTTCCTAATGCGTTCGCACACCCTGGTGATTTATTAGTGAGGATTGCAGACCGAAACGACGCGGTCTGACCCGCCTCATCTGATTCCGGAGCGATTTCCATCATCCTGGCAACATGCCGTACCCGCACGTTTTCATTCATAACTCGTCGCGTGGCTTCAGCACCTTCCTTTGCCTTCCGAGTTCTTCGGGCTCCCACATCCGTCGTCCTGTCGTCCTGACGCCTCGGACTTCGTGCTCGGATTTCGGATCCGGCACTTCGTGTGGGCGCCTCGTGGCGCCCAATATAAAAACACGCCGTAATCGCTATACTCCGTGAGTCCTCCGCTCGTCGTCAGCCTGTTGCGTTCGACCCTCGATTTCGATGCTGGGTGAAAATCCATCAGAGGAACCAAAGCCACAAGCTACAGCAACAGTTCAAGATTCCGAATCAGTTAACGTTTCGCGACGCGACGCGTgaatacataaaataaattagaaaaaagATAAACAAGCCATAAAAGTAGGGGGGCTCTTTCCCAAAATAAGACAATTCGAAAACCCACGCGAAATATCCAGTATCTCGATCGTCATAAATCAATCCGTCGAGTGTGCATCCGAGTTCCGCAGATCCAGCGAAATTAGAGGCAATTACCACTGATAAGGTGATTTCTTCTTTTATGTGATAATTTTGGGAAAGAGTGCTGTTTCTATGTTTTTGAGTTTGGTGTTTAgtgtttggctttttggcgAAAACATATCAGATTTCGGGCGAAAACCTCAACGGAAATGTGGCGCAAATTGAATGGCCCAAAAGGTGGCGGCAAGCTTGATTGATGGCCCGAAGAACGTTTAGGCTAAttagttttgcattttgtgttCGGTTTCAGGTAACAACACACCGACGAAACCTAATAGACTGCAAACAAGCTTAGCGAAAGGTCGGCAATCACACCTGGTAATTTTCTTTGCTCCACCCCTGAGCTGCAGATTCCCAAATGATTGGCCTTTTGTGCTGATTTTTTTACGGCCTAATCAAATGGGATTTACGGCCTTTAAAGCGGCCAGagctggaaaacttttcacatACTCGTATTTGCATACGCATGTAAATATCTCGAGTTGGTGGCATAGATAGCAGGGATTTCATTTCCTTGTGCCGCGGTCCGCCCTTTGAATTGCCGATAAAACAAGAAGGGACGTCCTGGCAAGTAGCCCTGGGCAATCACGATTTCCGTCTCCGAGTCCCAGAGTCGCCCAGTAAATGTATGACAATGGCTGTCAGGAGCACAATCCTCAGTGGGGCAGGGCAGTTTTATTGCCTTGAATTCCATATTACTTTcacaaaatcaatatttgtTCAACTTCAAAAGTAAGAATGTAAGAAAATTCATTCATTATATCGGCTGGGGAATACTACTCACTCCCCTCGGGATCCCTATTTCAATTGGATTGCAATTTCCGTTGCAACTTCGATGGTTGTTACCAGGAATAGATTCATCACATCTCTCTCCAGCATTTAGGCGATCTATTAGGGGAAATCAATAGCCATCAATTGTCGTTTGCCGAAAGTGCCAGCAACCCACACACCCACGGATTTCCACCGGATTCAGATGCGGATTCGTAAATCCCCGTTCGCCGAATGGCATCCATATGACATGTGATTGCCGGCATGGACTAATGCGGCTGCCATTCGAGCACTTAGTTATCTGCGATGTCTAATGCTCCCGATGACAGGTGCTATATGAGCTGTATGTCCCGTTCCCCCTCACCGAAAACAAAGGAGCCGACTTAATTCCCAAAATGGGGAGGTTTTCATAGTGCAACTTTGAGTTGCTGATGAGTTGCCGAAAACTCATGTGTAAATTTCACTTGCACAGAGTTTGTAATGAAATTggtttctttttaaaaattgccaatttgtgtttaactttagAGCTGCCATCGCTCTTGggattataaattatttaggaATGTTAAACCTAATTTTGTGTAATGCAGAAATTTGAGTTATGGCAGTTCAAACTTTTACGTACGCACACACTAAATTGCAAGAAGTTTTCCTTGTTGTGGCAATTGTTACTTAATTTTGTTAGCTACACAAAGTTACTTGGATTAGGGAACTTTCATTTTGAGAACAATGGTTGCTTTACATTGCGTCGGTGTGGGAAAACCAAAGTGAAACTTTCAGTTGTTCTACGCAATTAAAAGTGACCTCATGAAAGGATTATGATGGAAAACCAGGGgaaagaaaaatatgttaaataaatatgggAGAAACTGAAAGgaggacaaaaaaaaaaaaaactcctgAAAGCGCCAAAgggttttcatttaattatgcATTTACACGGGTTTGTTTATAGatcaaaagtaaaaaaaacgTTCGTTTATGTTGAATTAATTGGTGAATGCTCTTCCAGGGATTACTTTAGACTTTGAAAAATCACCTATTTGTCTGCGGCTAAGAAAATGAAACAATCTAATAGATACATGATACTCTAGTAGAGTATCTTCATGGGCTGTTATGTGCCTAAAGTATCTTTGAACTTTTTCTTTCCAAGTTAAGCACCTTTTCCTCTTTTTGGAAATAACTTTTCCCCTGGTAACTTTAGCTGTGCAACAGGAAAATAATCTAGTTGTGCTGCCGTTTACTCGTCGCCGTCTTCAATTTAGAACCTAATTTCCTCTGTGCACCTCGTGCAAATTGCCCCCGACTCCAGTTGCCAACTGATTGAAGAGTCCAGAGGGACATGGGAttgatatacatacatatgtaaatatataggTGCATACTCGGAAGTACATAAAGAACTACACTGCCACATTCAGAAGTACCACATATTTACGTGACCCATAAAATATGAGAGCACTTCTTGTTGTCAGAATATTTCGCATTTTTCACAGGTTAGCTGTcagcattttattttcactcTATTCCAGTGGGAAAACGGCGGAGGTCAAAGTTTGCACAAGACAGTGGCTcggaaaatattcaaaaaataaTAGCCACAGATGAGCTTAATTTTCCACGCAAATGAACAGATCAAATTTGCATAGCGTATGGTACTTTGCATACCCTATAACCTATAGTactgtaaataaatatgcatagtTTTAGCAGAGTTGGTTGATATGATATATACACTAATACTCACGTTCTTCATTCATTttgatagatttttatttatttttttatgctgAAACTGTTGGCGTTACATGCATATCTATGAATTGTGCACTGACCCATGCAACtgtgcgtttttttttctcctccTTTTTTGCAGAATGATGAAAGCCACAGCGTGGTTTTGTCCGGTGTTATTAACTTTACTGTGTGCCACAAGGCTCGTCTGCACGGCCCAAAGAGGAGCAGttggagcaggaggagctgcaggagGATCGGGAGCGGCAGCGGGTGGAGCGGAGGTCGGCGGAAGCGGCCGCACAAACGGATATCCTCTGGACTACCCGGATGGAACACGGAACTCACAggtgggcatgggcatgggcatgggcatagTCCTGGCCATTGGTGTGCATTTCTTTCTGGCTGTCTCCCTTTGTGAGTGAGTGACAGCAGTTTTTGCGTCACTTGTTTGAATGTTTTCCGAATGCATATTCAATTATTGGCTCGGCAGTTCGCAAACGGGCGATTTCATCGCTCCTTTGACAACCTTCATTGGTTCCATTCACTCGGTTCATAAATTGACACATTGTTCGCCACAATGCGTTAACTTTTACAAGAAGCCAGAAAATGTGACCGCAAAGGGTTCCGCACAACCCTTTAAAACCAAATAGATTGAAAAATATCTCATACGCAGTTTATTTAGCGCGGATATATTAAATTGCTAAAAGATTAAGCTCTTATCAAGAGTTATCCATACATGGGAAGTACATTAGGCATTTTATAGTAGTGGCAAATCTTCATTCTCCGATTTCCTCGAAATCAATACCACATTATTGGTACCTCGATCTGAATTTTGGCCACAATCTAATCTAGGCACTTGACCAATTCGAATACCTCAATGTAAAACTTCTTCGGTCGAACAAAAAGATCGTATAAATTCCCAAACGCACACGAACATGGCAACAAAATTGATTTGAGTCTATGggttttttatgttttaaaaaacaaatggaaatttacGTCAaggaagaaaaaaagaaaaccaaacatGCTGTTTGTCTTGGCCAACTCCTGTTGTCCACAATCAAAAGTTTTACCACTGCTTTTTAAGAAGTTCGAATTTTGTTAAGTTGATTCTTTATTCTGTATTCTTTATTCGCTGGAATTGGAGTGCGAGGCAAGTTCGTTTGCCAAATTGGAGATTTAAGCACGTAAATGCGAAGGACAcgtaaacaatttaattttatttactgaaagaaatgaaatgatgTTTTATGATGGGGGCAGAATTAAAAATACAACCCCGAGGCGACGTTAAAGGCCAATTAcgaaattttccatttgtaCCACCATAAATGACACATCGTTGGGCACAAACATATGTTCTTTCGAACAAATGGgcatgtgtacatacatatgtatgtttcgATAAGGGTCGATTGGCCAACTAATCAGTCAAGTAGCGATTCATTGATTGATGTATGTACGTCAATCAATCAGTTTATCATCGGCTCGCAACGCTTAAAAAGCCAATGTTCATGGTTCGGAAAGCGAAAGTTCAATTAAGTGATAAGCATTATAATGCGTTTAGAACCTTAAAGTTTTGAGTAATGTCATATAAGTAAACGTGACTTgggattttttcatttttcggtTGTTTTAATTGTTCAGATTGTTGGAGCTATAAAACTAAATGGCGAGTGCGTGACATAATAACACGATGTGGGTTCATGAGGCTTCAATCCTAACCCTAGAAATGGTTTTACGCTCTTCTGGGAGAACATGTTAATAATTTAGCTATAACAGTTTAATATTTGCACCATATTTCGTTTTATAACGCTTTGTTTAATAACCTTGTTACTCGGAAACGCCAAATTTTAAACGATTATTGAGAAAATGAACCAGAAACCTTGGTAACAATGAAACTAACTTCCTAGACCGCTGAAGAATCGATAGTGGATTCTTCCGGCGCCTCACTTGTGGATTCTTCGGGAGCCTCGGTCGTCGATTCTTCGGGTGCCTCACTTGTGGATTCTACAGGCGCCTCGGTTGTCGATTCTTCGGGCTCCTCTGTGGTGGATTCTTCGGGCGCCTCGCTGGAGGATTCTTCGGGAGCCTCGCTGGTGGATTCTTCAGGCTCCTCGGTGGTGGTTTCTTCCGGAGCCTGAGTGGTATCCTCAGAACCGCTACCATCCTCAGAGTCGGTGGTGCTTTCCTCCGGTGCCTGAGTGGTGGATTCCTCCGGAACTTCAGGGGCCAGGGTGGTGGTGTCCTCCGAGGAACCGCTGCCTTCTTCAGAGCCGGTGGTGATTTCCTCTGGTGCCTGACTGGTAGATTCTTCTGGAACCTCGGGTGCCAGAGTGGTCTCCTCCGCGGGACTGGTAACATCCGTGGTGGATACCACATCATCCTCGGTGGTCAACTCAGGCAGATccgttggtggtggtggaggagggCGCTGTCCACCGTGGCCTTGACCATTACCATGACCATGACTGTTGCCATGATGACCATGATGGTTGTTTCCGTGTCCGTTTCCTTGGCCGAGGCCTTGATTGTTTCCGTGAGATTGTCCCTGACCATTTTCGCCATCCCACTGACCCTGACCGTTGCCATTTGGATTCCACTGATTTTGGCTATTCCACCTCTGTTCCTGCACGATTTCATCGTCACCGGAGCCCCAACCGAACCTCCTGGCCCAGTTGCTGCCAAAATTTCCGAACCAACCGCCATTGGGGCGGCCAGAAGCCACTGCCACCAAGGCAGTGAAGAGGATAAGAGTTAGGACCTTCATTTCGCTATTGTTTCGATTATACTACCGGGTTCTGCAGATGGACATAGCTTTTATAGAAAGCTGATAACCACTTCCATTCACTGCCAGACATTTCGACCTCACACTGCCACATTCTTATCTAATCGCAGGTAACCTGTCTGATAGTCAGACCAACAATAATCGTAATTATCATATTTATCTGAACATGAATTCGGATTGGTTGTTTACTGTTTGCCCTGAACTTAGGATACGTAAATACTTCTTGGAAGGAACACCAACAAATAaaagataatatttaaatttttccaaaGAAGCACCTGTCCAGACTCTGTATAAATTTCGGGTAATTTCTTTATGATCAAGCAAAATCCAAATCCCCTTTTTCATGTGGTGTAAAGAAATTGCGATATGCGTTGTTGGGCGGATCGTAAAGTGATAGTATCAGGTGTTTTTTAACCGCCCCCCCAAGGtaattgtttttgaattttattttgtggCTACGTGTGAGTCATGAATTAGCTTGAAGTTTTCACACTTATCAGTGAAGAGCTGTTATCACGAAATTCCCAAT harbors:
- the Fst gene encoding frost, producing the protein MKVLTLILFTALVAVASGRPNGGWFGNFGSNWARRFGWGSGDDEIVQEQRWNSQNQWNPNGNGQGQWDGENGQGQSHGNNQGLGQGNGHGNNHHGHHGNSHGHGNGQGHGGQRPPPPPPTDLPELTTEDDVVSTTDVTSPAEETTLAPEVPEESTSQAPEEITTGSEEGSGSSEDTTTLAPEVPEESTTQAPEESTTDSEDGSGSEDTTQAPEETTTEEPEESTSEAPEESSSEAPEESTTEEPEESTTEAPVESTSEAPEESTTEAPEESTSEAPEESTIDSSAV